The Solanum dulcamara chromosome 6, daSolDulc1.2, whole genome shotgun sequence genome contains the following window.
TCCTCCACAATTATGGTGGAAAAGTTGTAAAAGGGATTTTGAGGGGTAATTGAGTCTTTAACCATGgtaatacatgtattaaatctctttgcattactaatacctagaaattcatggtattagtaatacactCCTCAATACACAATAGAGTTTATAACTAATGcaagtattagttatacatagggATGGCAaatggttggattggattgaatttggATGGATtgaatataaattgaaccaaaATGGATTGAATTACAATCCACCCATATAAAATATGGGTAAGTATGGATTTAATCAAATATGGTTTGGGTAAAAACCATCTAACCCACTTTAATCTGCTAAAGTCAAAAAAAACATTAAATCAAAGCAAAATTGCTATTGTTCTAACCCCTACAACCCCCAACCCAcccctaaattattattttttaaaataattaatttttcatacaaaaataaaatttaatttttcttctacccCGTAACTCCCACTCCCACCCCtcacccacccacccaccaaCCAAATTTTTCACCCACCCCCTATCTCCATCACCCtaatctctttttttaaaaaaaaaatcaaaaaactttTGCCCACCCCAACCCCCCCTCCCGCCCACCCCCCACTCGGACCCCCTACCACCCCCACCataattgttttaaaaaattaaaataatttcaaaaaaaaaataaattcgaCAATCTCTCCAAGCTACCTCCCTACCAGACCCCCTACCCCCACCcagaaattttaaaagaaaattatttttttaaaaaaaaaagattaaacaaaaattaaaactttTGCCCCACCCtacccccacccaccccaattttctttaaaaaataaaaataaaaaatatttttagtataattcGAAATTTTTATTATAAGTGGTGATCTAAGGCTCTATATAGATACCCATGTTTTACCAACTTTGCCCATATTTGTATGAGCTTTTGAAATGGTCAATTCATATTTACCATTTAAAAAACACGAGTGATCCATTTAATAAATATGGGctaaatgaatttattttactttaacgGGCTGAAATTGTCACCCTTAGTTATACACAACATGAAAAAGTGTACCAAATAAGGTACTACTAATAGACAaagctaatgcatgcattcttTTTGCTAATCCAcgctaccaaacgaccccttaattCAGTGCCAAACTTGTTTGACCTAGTAGATCTTTTGTATTTCAATACTGCTATTTTCCCAACTACCTACTTGGGGCTTCCATTGGGTGCTAAGTTCAGAGCTATTGGAATTTGGATAGAGTATGAAAATTTTCAGTAAAGGCTTGCACCGTGACAAATGCAGTATCTCTGTGGAAGGTAGACTTACACCAGTCAATAGTGTTCTATGGAAAGATCACCACTTACTACATGTCTCTATTCCTATACCAGGTAAGGTTCTCAAGCAATTGGACAAGATTAGGAGGAATTTTCTCTGGGTAGGACCGGTAGGTAATAGTAGTTCTCCTAAAGTCCACTTGGTGAAATGGACCAAAGTCACTCAACCAATATCTCGAGAGGGTTGGGGAATAAGAGACCTTGACATACATGACAAGAACATGGCTATGGAGGTATAGCCAGGATGTCTCTGGCAGGAAGTGGCTAAAGCAAAGCATGGAACCTATAATCACTGGTATACCAAGGGGTATGTCTACGGAAAACTATTAGCAAACTATGGAAGGAATTCTCACAGAATAATCATACAGTGGTAATTGGTTTGGAGGACAAAGTTACCAATGAAGATAGCTTGCTACAACTGGCTAGGACTAATATGGAGCATGCTAGACACAAGACAACCTCGTCATAAGaaattttcaaattacaaaTAGATGCGACATGCCCAAAAATCAGTAGAGTCAATCACTTGCTGCTCCACTATACAGTTGCAAATGACATTTGGAATATGTTTTATTCTACTTTTGGACTTAAATGGGTTATGCCACAAAATCTGAAGGAATCAGTTGAATCTTGGAGCTCATGGAAAGTTGATAAAGCCATTAGGAAGACTATGATACCAGCCAACATTTTTTAGATAGCATAAACAGAAAGGAATCACAGATGTTTTAATGGTGTAGCAACTCTAAATCACTCTCTCAAGGCTAAATGTGTCCTACTTCTCTTTAGTTAAAGTAAACTTTCCCCAGTGAATATTCTTGAATAGTTTCTAGACTTTGTTAGCTTCCTGCACATAGATTAGTTTCTTTTGATATTTGGAGCTAACAGTTTCATTATATTAgcataatctcattttttgtCCAGACACTGTCCCTTCTTGTTTGCTTTTGATAGTTCTCTGTCGTAGCATTTACAAATGTACTGGATCTAACAATACTTCCTTTGTGACCATTGCATCTTCTTGATGTCGGCAATGCAACGACTTACTTCATCAAAAATGAAAGTTAGGGGCCTAACTTCGTTGGGTttggtatattaaaaataacctgcatctaTTAACAAGATAGTACAAATAAAAGTTATCACAAAATAACTTGAATCTACCTTAAAACATATCAGCTAAATCAGGAAACAAGAGATATATCAGAACTTGGATGTAGCTTTATAAACAATGGTGGCCAATGGAGAATTGGCATAAATTTGAAGAACAACAGGTTGCCAAATGTAGTGTTCATGACATTGGTTCTCCTCCTAGTTTATTGACCACTAGGACACACCCTTGGGTGCATTCAATGCTTCTTTAAAggttttacttttcttttctgCGGTCAGGGATGGTGCTACTGGTAGTCGCAACTTTTGTGAGAGCAACTATACACCTGCTCTGAACCAAAATCACTACAAGAACCTAGCTATTATCTCGTAAGATTCATAGATTGGTGATCAGAACAGAAAAAAAACATCTTTTTACGATCCGATGAATTCTCCAAGGTGCCAAATAGAAAGTTCATGACCAAATAGTTATACAGCATTACGAAATATGGATTGATAGATTGACCAATGACATGGTTTTTTTTTTGACCTGGTCGTCAATCTCTCAATATGAGACAGATTTGTCAGACACCCTGGTATTAAGACAAGTGACAATTACAGCCAATTCCTACAGTTAAACcagtttataaaaaaaaattctcgcCCATAATTAATACTCATATTCATAAAACTATATCCAAATCCTTCCACTACATTCATTGAGATTCGACGGTATAGACTACAAAATCACCTACCTAAAAACCACTATGCAAGTTCAGTGCTCGGGCAATAACTAAATATCATTATGCAAGTTTcactataatttatttttcaaaatgaaGATTTAAACTGCAAAAACACAATCAGTTTGCTTTAATGATTTACTAATCCCATTTGTCACTCCATTTCTACATCCAATCTCCATCAACACACTTTTGGAATTAAACACAGATGTTCcagattttataatatttaatcaTTTCTGTGGAAAAATTAAACTAATTGCAAGTAATTAAGACAAATGAAGCACATACCTATTGAAGAGTTCGGAAGCAAATCGAAACCCGTTGTAACACATAAACCATAGCAACACAAGCACCAAAATATCTATAAAAAAGGCGTTAAGAACTCCGGATCCAACCAAAATCTGACATCTATATTAGCAAAATGAAttgaaaatcaataaagtaaAAAAGCCTTTATCAGATCTAATAAGTTAGTAATTAACAAAAGAAAGGATACTGAAGAGACAACGTTCCCACCAGTCGAGCATGTACAAACCAAAAGTGACATTGTAGAGATAGATTTTCCGTTGAACCCAATTCATTTTTCTCCCTTCAAGCTTCCTGCggaaaaaatttaatattatgaaGAGGAAATGTGATAGCTGTAATGATAAATTTGCTTGATCATGCCGCCTTTTAAACACGCTAACGGCTTATAGCCTCcgaattagaattttttttccgTCAACTTTTCTTTGTCGTTTTCCGGTGATCAAATTATTACAAATGAACCCCTTAGgagaaaaaaattacatatgaCCCTTCCTCAATCGTCTATTCATTAATCGTATcgagttttaaaatataaagaaaatatttgaatttcggaaatttcaattaaaaatatgtaaactATACTCCTTCCAGTCCATTTTAGTAGtcaaatatactaaaaataattgtCCTAAATTAGTtgtcaatttaaacaatcaaaaaataattagtcACTTTTTTCTAACTCTATCTTTAgtaattaagtcattttaaaatGTGAAAAAAGTTATTATTACAACTCTACTTTGTTACtatagttttaaattttaaagttacaAGATTACTTTTTGTTAAACTTTTGATAATCCTGACCTATCATTCAATAAATAACACATCAATCAATGATATAATgtacaaaatgaaaaaaaacatgACTGATTTatgtctttgttttttttttcttaagatgTGTATCATGCTCTAACAATTCAATTATCCGTCAACCATCCTGTTGATGCCATTTCAACTGCTAAATGCCTGAGATTAACATTCCAAGTTAAGAACAAAATTTGATCGAGGCAGGTATCATACTGCTGACACCAAATAAAAAGTTCTCATTGACCAGGTCGACATGCAGAAACAAAATAAGGCACAGCCACACTTTTCAAGGGTCCTCTTTTGGTACAGAAAAATCAA
Protein-coding sequences here:
- the LOC129891381 gene encoding uncharacterized protein LOC129891381; translated protein: MNWVQRKIYLYNVTFGLYMLDWWERCLFNILVLVLLWFMCYNGFRFASELFNRQMW